One Chaetodon trifascialis isolate fChaTrf1 chromosome 12, fChaTrf1.hap1, whole genome shotgun sequence DNA window includes the following coding sequences:
- the srpx gene encoding sushi repeat-containing protein SRPX: protein MDMWPLVLLFVQLCLCSGYEGSGQYAYGDDEDWYSRRSKGSPWCAPIKVKHGDVSCRTPRGEHNRNVMGTRCKIRCKQGYESQSSEVVCMASKHWSSNYACREIRCPKMNMPANGGYKCSDGSYFNSRCEFFCSPGFTLKGQKTATCQHSKVWSAGVPTCVDMDPPKIKCPNVKDKWAEPGKLTARVTWDTPEGVDTADGILTDVILKGKPSKSNFPEGLHKMSYTVFDRAGNKGSCRFTIRVRVRRCSSLFPPDNGYMKCDSDGDNYGATCDFTCTGGYELQGSAARVCQYGLTWSGTDTSCAAMNINVGVRTAAALLDQFYEKRRLLIISAPTAANHNYRFQMTNLQHAQCGLDLRHVTVIELVGTYPAQIGRIRHRLLTPGLALQLRLLLQIPQRSFQMVLVDKQGMDKQRYPFPITAAELFTTIDTFPLRKDEMVLQQEAGQTCQS, encoded by the exons ATGGACATGTGGCCGCTGGTGCTCCTGTTCGTGCAGCTGTGCCTCTGCTCCGGTTATGAAG GGTCAGGACAGTATGCCTATGGAGATGACGAGGACTGGTATTCTCGTAGATCTAAAG GGTCACCGTGGTGCGCGCCTATTAAAGTGAAACATGGTGACGTGAGCTGTCGTACACCCAGAGGAGAGCACAATAGGAATGTGATGGGGACACGTTGTAAAATCCGCTGCAAGCAGGGATACGAGAGCCAGAGCTCAGAGGTGGTGTGCATGGCCAGCAAACACTGGTCGTCTAACTACGCCTGCCGAG AGATCCGCTGTCCCAAGATGAACATGCCTGCTAACGGTGGCTACAAGTGTTCAGACGGCTCCTACTTCAACTCTCGCTGTGAGTTTTTCTGCTCCCCTGGATTCACTCTAAAGGGCCAGAAGACGGCAACCTGCCAGCACAGCAAGGTGTGGAGCGCCGGAGTCCCCACCTGTGTTG atATGGATCCTCCAAAGATCAAGTGTCCTAACGTGAAGGATAAATGGGCAGAGCCAGGAAAACTGACAGCGAGGGTGACGTGGGACACACCTGAGGGTGTAGACACTGCAGATGGCATCCTCACAGA TGTCATCCTGAAAGGGAAACCTTCAAAATCAAATTTCCCAGAGGGGCTCCACAAGATGTCCTACACTGTGTTTGACCGTGCAGGGAACAAAGGATCCTGCCGCTTCACTATCAGAGTGCGAG TGCGCCGCTGCAGCTCACTGTTTCCCCCAGACAATGGTTATATGAAGTGTGACAGCGACGGAGACAACTACGGGGCGACCTGTGATTTCACTTGCACCGGCGGCTACGAGCTGCAGGGCAGCGCTGCCAGAGTGTGTCAGTATGGACTCACCTGGTCTGGCACAGACACAAGCTGTGCAG CCATGAACATTAACGTGGGAGTGCGTACGGCTGCTGCGCTGCTGGACCAGTTCTATGAGAAACGACGGCTCCTCATTATCTCGGCCCCTACGGCTGCCAATCACAATTACCGCTTCCAGATGACTAACTTACAG CACGCTCAGTGTGGGCTGGACCTGAGGCATGTGACCGTAATTGAGCTGGTTGGGACTTATCCTGCACAGATTGGCCGCATTCGACACAGGCTGCTCACCCCAGGATTGGCCCTGCAGCTCAG GTTGCTGCTCCAGATTCCTCAGAGGTCTTTCCAAATGGTGCTGGTAGACAAGCAGGGCATGGACAAGCAACGCTACCCGTTCCCGATCACAGCGGCTGAATTATTCACCACCATCGACACCTTCCCCCTCCGCAAGGATGAGatggtgctgcagcaggaagcggGCCAGACCTGTCAATCATAA